A window of Streptomyces sp. SAI-127 contains these coding sequences:
- a CDS encoding cupin domain-containing protein, with protein MRIALRTAISGAVVTATVFAGGTAQATPPGPGVTGTLIAQKTVGDTDYVVREITVPPGQATGWHYHDGLVYGYVKQGTLSHYHADCASDGVYPQGTVVREPGGPSDVHLGRNEGSTPLVLEVLYVLPHGSPYSRDVPNPGCSFE; from the coding sequence ATCCGGCGCGGTCGTCACCGCCACCGTCTTCGCCGGCGGCACCGCACAGGCGACCCCGCCCGGCCCCGGAGTGACCGGCACGCTGATCGCCCAGAAGACCGTGGGCGACACCGACTACGTCGTCAGAGAGATCACCGTCCCGCCGGGCCAGGCGACCGGCTGGCACTACCACGACGGCCTCGTCTACGGGTACGTCAAGCAGGGCACCCTCAGCCACTACCACGCCGACTGCGCCAGTGACGGCGTCTATCCGCAGGGCACCGTGGTGCGCGAGCCGGGCGGCCCGAGCGACGTCCACCTCGGCCGCAACGAAGGGTCCACCCCGCTCGTCCTGGAGGTGCTGTACGTGCTCCCGCACGGCTCGCCGTACTCGCGGGACGTGCCGAACCCCGGCTGCTCCTTCGAGTGA